A stretch of the Malus domestica chromosome 08, GDT2T_hap1 genome encodes the following:
- the LOC103441672 gene encoding uncharacterized protein, whose product MAVAFTQLSWWLWSGKKKEPIIPKGSSLNSSPESRRVRRKWRSREERKIDREYDVVLVPSECVCVSGSESEDSDWSVGWLEPLGPGFPSDDDADDSFAVLVPCYGHVIHDMVKDSKNNFLSTAGNIPDGHSDESTKYMEEWLSSLRNS is encoded by the exons ATGGCTGTGGCTTTTACCCAGCTTTCATGGTGGTTGTGGAGTGGAAAGAAAAAAGAGCCTATAATCCCAAAGGGGTCCTCCTTAAATTCTTCCCCTGAGTCGAGAAGGGTGAGGCGCAAATGGCGTAGTCGGGAAGAACGGAAAATTGATAGGGAATATGATGTTGTTCTTGTGCCATCTGAGTGTGTATGTGTTTCTGGTTCTGAGTCTGAGGACTCCGATTGGTCGGTTGGATGGTTGGAGCCTCTTGGACCTGGGTTCCCGAGTGATGACGATGCAGACGATAGTTTTGCCGTGCTGGTTCCATGCTATGGCCATGTTATTCATGATATGGTGAAGGATTCAAAGAACAATTTCTTGAGCACTGCTGGGAACATCCCAGATGGCCATTCAGATG AGAGCACGAAATATATGGAAGAGTGGCTCTCTTCTCTGAGAAACAGCTGA
- the LOC103441675 gene encoding protein NETWORKED 2A, protein MLHRAASNAYSWWWASHIRTKQSKWLEQSLQDMEEKVHDTLKIIDEDGDSFAKRAEMYYRKRPELVAYVEESFRAYRALAERYDHLSRDLQSANRTIATVFPERVQYAMEDEDDEIASQTSTSSDGPNKVSPDASKNIPQVPKAPKYLRSKSTLLSRKGTLKRNASSAKAALAATLRSGLTKEEALGEIDKLQKDILALQTEKEFVKVFFERGYDRYWEFENQITDMQKRVCKLQDEYGIGTVIEDNEARTLMAATALKACKDSLTNLQDKKERSEEDARVERQRVREACSKFESLRNEFRSKHTDWCDTDEYDYENIDVESISLDQEIHDDQDSLRSRGLEQLDTNSNTSISMTELAEKIDRLVNKIVNLETAVTSQNALVNRLKSENDELQAHTRSLEEEKETLMENADKMSKRLKELEEELRRIRNLNRKVEDQHNNIQTHFTEASCNLYHLSGKLNSVKHEEEDENAGLFQDVKAVDAKREKEIKEDSNKAVLDDDSAVLEDKMSEGEIKKKNVTILETSIKEEDEEEKQSDQPMQHEQGEAQDLSEDVDPQELELEKEEQPNWRQLFLKGLEDREKVLLEEYTSILRDYKDARRKLGEVEKKNRDNIFDLAMEIRELRGAVASKDKEIKHLKQKLGSPETNPEDSPATVYKFPTQEGPLESPTQVVASPYSTVASPNLDKEMISSYLGEQGIEKFEDSSGNLKVLPRKEEERIMRRRHTVRPHSVSAIEGRFRSDIDELLEENLEFWLRFSTSVHQIQKFHTSIQDLQSELLKLKNKKKHDGHALQSDARPIYRHLREIQTELSLWLEHNAVLKDDLQGRLSSLCHIQDEISRLSSLSSEGENMELISKYQAAKFQGEVLNMKQENNKVADELQAGLNRVDGLKVEVEKTLARLDGELGISVSKSINNPKRSTSKSRIPLRSFLFGVKLRRQRPSIFSCASPSLQKQHSDLGAAAPPPEQPM, encoded by the exons ATGTTGCATAGAGCAGCAAGCAACGCATATTCATGGTGGTGGGCCAGCCACATCAGGACAAAGCAGTCCAAATGGCTTGAACAGAGCCTCCAAG ATATGGAGGAGAAGGTTCATGATACATTGAAAATCATTGATGAAGATGGGGACTCCTTTGCAAAGAGGGCAGAAATGTATTACAGGAAGAGGCCGGAGCTAGTTGCCTATGTCGAAGAATCTTTTCGCGCCTATCGAGCTTTAGCAGAGCGATATGATCACTTGTCAAGAGACCTTCAGAGTGCCAACCGCACCATTGCCACAGTTTTTCCTGAGCGAGTTCAGTATGCTATGGAGGACGAGGATGATGAGATTGCTTCTCAAACATCAACTTCTTCTGACGGTCCTAACAAGGTGTCACCGGATGCATCCAAAAACATTCCACAAGTCCCCAAGGCCCCCAAATATTTGAGGAGCAAATCCACGTTATTGTCGAGGAAGGGCACGCTTAAGAGAAATGCAAGTTCCGCTAAAGCTGCCCTAGCGGCTACTCTGAGGTCGGGGCTGACCAAAGAGGAGGCACTGGGAGAAATCGATAAGCTTCAAAAGGATATTTTGGCGCTGCAGACGGAAAAGGAGTTTGTGAAGGTTTTTTTCGAACGCGGATATGACAGGTATTGGGAGTTTGAAAATCAGATCACTGATATGCAAAAAAGAGTCTGCAAGTTGCAAGATGAGTATGGCATTGGCACTGTTATCGAAGACAACGAAGCTCGAACTTTGATGGCTGCCACGGCTTTGAAGGCATGCAAAGACAGCTTAACAAATCTGCAGGATAAGAAAGAGAGATCAGAAGAAGACGCGAGAGTTGAGCGCCAACGGGTTAGAGAAGCCTGCAGCAAGTTTGAGAGCCTCAGAAATGAATTTCGTTCGAAACACACAGACTGGTGCGACACTGATGAATATGATTACGAGAATATTGATGTAGAATCAATAAGTCTAGATCAAGAAATACATGATGATCAGGACTCGTTGCGTTCTAGGGGTTTGGAACAGCTCGATACGAATTCAAACACCTCAATTTCTATGACAGAACTAGCAGAGAAAATTGACAGACTTGTGAACAAGATAGTGAATCTGGAAACCGCAGTCACTTCTCAGAATGCTTTAGTAAATAGATTAAAATCAGAAAACGACGAGCTTCAGGCGCACACTCGGAGCTTGGAAGAGGAAAAAGAGACTCTAATGGAAAATGCGGACAAGATGAGCAAACGGCTAAAGGAGTTGGAGGAAGAGCTGCGCCGAATTAGAAATTTAAACAGAAAAGTGGAAGACCAACATAACAACATCCAAACACATTTTACAGAAGCTAGCTGTAATCTTTACCATCTGTCAGGAAAACTGAATAGTGTGAAGCATGAAGAGGAGGATGAGAATGCCGGATTGTTCCAAGATGTGAAAGCAGTTGATGCCAAACGTGAAAAAGAGATTAAAGAAGATTCAAATAAGGCAGTTCTTGATGATGATTCGGCGGTCTTGGAAGACAAAATGTCAGAAGGTGAAATTAAAAAGAAGAATGTTACAATTCTCGAAACTTCTATCAAggaggaagacgaagaagaaaagCAATCAGACCAACCAATGCAGCATGAACAGGGAGAGGCGCAAGATTTGTCTGAGGATGTTGATCCACAGGAATTGGAACTGGAGAAGGAAGAACAACCAAACTGGAGACAGCTGTTCCTAAAAGGGTTAGAGGATAGAGAAAAGGTTTTGCTGGAGGAGTATACTTCAATTCTCCGCGATTACAAGGACGCAAGGAGGAAGCTCggcgaagtggaaaagaaaaacCGGGATAACATCTTCGATTTAGCAATGGAGATAAGGGAATTAAGGGGTGCTGTTGCCTCCAAAGACAAAGAGATTAAACATTTGAAGCAAAAACTCGGTTCCCCAGAAACAAATCCGGAGGACAGTCCTGCAACAGTATATAAATTTCCAACTCAGGAAGGCCCCCTTGAGAGTCCAACTCAAGTCGTTGCATCCCCATACTCAACTGTTGCATCACCAAATTTGGATAAAGAGATGATTTCCAGCTACCTTGGTGAACAAGGAATAGAGAAATTTGAGGACTCATCAGGAAACTTAAAGGTCTTACCGagaaaggaggaagagagaatAATGAGGAGAAGACATACTGTTAGACCCCATTCTGTTTCAGCAATAGAAGGAAGGTTCCGTTCAGACATTGATGAGCTGTTGGaggaaaatttagaattttggcTGAGGTTTAGTACCTCGGTTCATCAGATACAAAAATTCCACACTTCGATACAGGATTTACAGTCTGAGTTGTTGAAACTAAAGAACAAAAAGAAGCATGATGGACATGCTTTACAATCGGATGCCAGGCCAATATACCGACACCTAAGAGAGATACAAACGGAACTGTCATTATGGTTGGAACACAATGCAGTACTAAAAGATGACTTGCAAGGTAGATTATCATCCTTGTGCCATATTCAAGATGAGATATCGAGACTCTCCAGTTTAAGTTCCGAAGGAGAAAATATGGAGCTTATAAGCAAATATCAGGCGGCAAAGTTTCAAGGCGAGGTTCTCAACATGAAGCAGGAGAATAATAAGGTTGCAGATGAACTGCAGGCAGGCCTTAACCGTGTTGATGGACTCAAGGTTGAGGTCGAGAAGACACTAGCAAGACTCGATGGGGAACTTGGGATTTCGGTATCAAAGAGCATTAACAACCCCAAACGCTCAACGAGTAAGTCTCGAATTCCCTTGCGGTCTTTCTTGTTTGGGGTTAAGTTGAGAAGGCAAAGGCCATCAATCTTTTCCTGCGCCAGCCCGTCATTACAGAAACAGCACAGTGATTTAGGAGCTGCTGCGCCACCTCCAGAACAACCTATGTAG